One Eurosta solidaginis isolate ZX-2024a chromosome 5, ASM4086904v1, whole genome shotgun sequence DNA segment encodes these proteins:
- the twy gene encoding golgin subfamily A member 6-like protein 26: MNFGEDPLADLLSDNSLDNNGFFENPTWKRTTQLTNKSATKLNDLLGIKEESQLTQTLPVPKARLPASSATTNYATTPRPANQNPIQSKLLPEDDDDDLGFDPQKPKAASKLNLLDDLFASTSVSETRRPTTAVPVTGRRDTDRPGISRQSTDTTTETSNVPITQQRPKTSAGRRSSSTSNAMTADPLGLFGGQVKEKEKDMSTSGMSTPSTRKRGTTADWLGLRAEPEEPSKKEALAESPQRTVKQLTATSHTTSISTGRENFDILKILDNVAEDVLDAHELELQENAPQQMSGVPPGDSTAQNIFLLNTHQMEMKNAYTALQQQESQLTLAAQMKKQERVLVDMQRKQEALLQQQERQFQALIQQQLHRQQQMENHIKMQQQRINTHIHLLMSQPALLAPMSLPPAMQASDDLGERMGSPDGTPDKSEEAKAVLRDKSRNHSGSRSRSHSHSRPTSPQNLMLETVKLEADMKRLELEKLRLEELVANQKVNYESEIELIERSYKKQLEVVEHHAQSIETRLKAELEELTKHYTQKLESLESEKQKLKSDCETDFSTLKQDHEDEMRRLKKSHDDDLEMLKEEHRRMLESVRQSKLLEFAALQENGSYMEILKAASSNLENLSGDLQSLRDDMQSRLESLHKEREKKLEARERRLEDAEKRLKMNEESAEEEKKRLMMLVSNLEQQLNKLSKDSAEENWQLRQRMASIEAEKAAFEKEKEFARENIARDEKRLADLKEQQLAESQRAAVELQEERARIYFERTKIETESQLHSDHDVEKQRLEMEAIMKVAQDAARQADVERERYHKSLRQLEQQKRELIDKENTLRAKEDELQQETLAFRMAEHKSQEAQQRARTAEQNFQMKIQNLQQRMRELGEREVNLSQERMMLTQERISMEQLKTRLMEKRCALCKMGEQREKVVQFLSGHDGEQVGAVEGARAEGNNLISDSTMNHRLSGVLTEQPRNSSAEEHKMRHMLEEGNIVDRMLDENIAESYRKMRATTSMEYWPEMVLDDDAKEQALNYLDNGILCGNVDDMFNRNLSNKYQ, encoded by the coding sequence ATGAATTTTGGGGAGGATCCTTTAGCCGACTTGCTTAGCGACAACAGTCTTGATAACAACGGCTTTTTCGAAAATCCAACTTGGAAAAGAACAACACAGCTTACAAACAAAAGTGCAACCAAACTGAATGACTTATTAGGAATAAAAGAGGAAAGTCAACTAACGCAAACACTGCCCGTGCCTAAAGCACGTCTTCCCGCATCATCAGCAACAACAAATTACGCCACTACTCCACGCCCAGCCAACCAAAACCCAATACAATCTAAACTGCTACCCGAAGACGATGATGACGATTTGGGTTTCGATCCACAAAAACCCAAAGCGGCAAGCAAGCTAAATTTATTGGACGATTTGTTTGCCAGCACAAGTGTCAGCGAGACGAGAAGACCTACGACTGCGGTGCCGGTGACTGGTCGTCGGGACACAGATAGGCCAGGAATATCACGACAATCAACAGATACTACCACCGAAACGTCAAATGTTCCGATAACACAACAACGGCCAAAAACTTCTGCTGGGAGGCGTAGCTCGAGTACATCAAATGCGATGACCGCTGATCCACTTGGTCTATTTGGGGGACAAGtaaaggaaaaagaaaaggatATGTCTACATCAGGAATGTCAACGCCAAGTACAAGAAAGCGTGGCACCACGGCCGACTGGCTTGGTTTGAGGGCTGAACCGGAAGAGCCAAGCAAGAAGGAAGCTTTAGCTGAGTCACCACAACGCACAGTTAAACAGCTTACAGCAACATCGCATACAACCAGTATAAGTACAGGGAgagaaaattttgacattttaaaaatattggatAATGTAGCAGAAGATGTACTAGATGCGCATGAGCTGGAATTACAAGAGAACGCACCACAGCAAATGTCTGGTGTTCCACCAGGTGACAGTACCGCGCAAAATATATTTCTACTGAACACACATCAAATGGAAATGAAAAATGCATACACAGCTTTGCAGCAGCAGGAATCTCAACTGACATTGGCAGCACAAATGAAGAAACAGGAACGAGTCTTAGTGGATATGCAGCGTAAGCaggaagcattgctacaacagcaGGAACGGCAGTTTCAAGCGCTGATACAGCAACAGCTACATCGACAACAGCAAATGGAAAATCATATAAAGATGCAGCAGCaacgaattaatacacacatacatcTATTGATGTCTCAACCAGCATTGCTAGCACCTATGTCACTGCCCCCAGCAATGCAAGCTAGTGATGATCTAGGAGAGCGAATGGGTTCACCGGATGGTACCCCAGATAAATCGGAAGAAGCGAAGGCGGTGTTGCGTGACAAGAGTCGTAATCATAGCGGAAGCCGTAGTCGCAGCCATAGTCATAGTAGGCCGACTTCACCGCAGAATCTTATGTTGGAAACGGTGAAATTGGAAGCGGATATGAAGCGTTTAGAATTGGAGAAATTGCGATTGGAGGAGCTGGTGGCAAATCAAAAAGTGAACTATGAGAGCGAAATTGAATTGATTGAACGGTCGTACAAGAAACAGCTGGAAGTTGTCGAGCATCATGCACAATCCATTGAGACGCGCCTAAAAGCTGAACTAGAAGAGCTTACAAAGCACTACACACAAAAACTGGAATCGCTGGAGAGTGAAAAGCAGAAATTGAAATCAGATTGTGAAACTGATTTCAGCACGTTAAAGCAGGATCACGAAGATGAGATGCGAAGGTTAAAGAAATCACATGACGATGATTTGGAAATGCTGAAAGAAGAACATCGTCGCATGCTGGAGAGCGTGCGGCAATCAAAATTGCTAGAATTCGCTGCGTTGCAAGAAAATGGCTCTTACATGGAAATACTTAAAGCTGCATCAAGCAACCTTGAAAATTTGAGTGGTGATTTGCAGAGCTTGCGTGATGACATGCAATCGCGGCTTGAGTCGCTTCATAAGGAAAGAGAGAAAAAGCTGGAAGCACGTGAACGGCGACTCGAAGATGCCGAAAAGCGATTAAAAATGAATGAAGAGTCTGCGGAAGAAGAGAAAAAACGTCTTATGATGCTTGTGAGCAATTTGGAGCAGCAATTAAATAAGCTATCCAAAGATTCAGCAGAAGAGAATTGGCAGCTGCGCCAGCGTATGGCATCAATCGAAGCCGAGAAGGCGGCctttgaaaaagaaaaagagTTTGCACGCGAAAACATTGCGCGCGATGAGAAACGCCTGGCAGATCTAAAAGAGCAACAGCTAGCCGAGTCGCAACGCGCTGCCGTAGAATTGCAGGAAGAACGCGCACGCATCTATTTCGAACGTACTAAAATTGAAACAGAAAGTCAACTTCATTCCGATCATGATGTGGAGAAGCAACGCTTGGAGATGGAGGCTATTATGAAAGTAGCACAAGATGCTGCGCGTCAAGCGGATGTCGAACGTGAACGCTATCACAAATCACTGCGTCAGCTGGAACAACAAAAACGTGAACTCATTGATAAGGAGAATACATTGCGCGCCAAAGAGGATGAATTGCAACAGGAAACACTCGCATTCCGCATGGCTGAACACAAATCACAAGAAGCGCAACAGAGAGCACGCACAGCTGAGCAAAATTTCCAAATGAAAATACAAAATTTGCAACAACGCATGCGTGAATTGGGTGAGAGAGAAGTGAATTTGTCACAAGAGCGCATGATGCTTACACAGGAGCGTATATCAATGGAACAATTGAAGACACGTCTTATGGAGAAACGTTGTGCGCTATGTAAAATGGGGGAGCAACGCGAAAAGGTGGTACAATTTCTAAGTGGACATGATGGTGAGCAAGTTGGGGCCGTTGAAGGTGCGAGGGCTGAAGGAAATAACTTGATTTCTGATTCAACGATGAATCATCGCTTGAGTGGTGTTCTAACGGAGCAACCACGTAATAGCAGCGCTGAGGAACACAAAATGCGTCATATGCTAGAGGAGGGTAATATTGTGGATCGTATGCTAGACGAGAATATAGCGGAGTCATATCGCAAAATGAGAGCTACAACAAGCATGGAATATTGGCCCGAAATGGTATTAGACGATGATGCAAAGGAGCAGGCATTAAATTATTTGGATAATGGAATTTTGTGTGGAAACGTCGATGATATGTTCAATCGAAATCTATCTAATAAATATCAGTAA